A window of the Mus pahari chromosome 1, PAHARI_EIJ_v1.1, whole genome shotgun sequence genome harbors these coding sequences:
- the LOC110332763 gene encoding olfactory receptor 52N2-like: MSRANSSILTPEFVILNGVPGLEDAHVWISLPFCFMYMIAVVGNCGLIYLIGHEEALHRPMYYFLALLSFTDVTLCTTTVPNMLCIFWFNFKKIGFNSCLVQMFFVHMLTGMESGVLMLMALDRYVAICYPLRYATILTNPVIAKACLATFLRSVMLIFPFTLLIKRLPYCRGTLIPHTYCDHMSVAKVSCGNAKANAIYGLMVALLIGVFDICCISVSYTMILRAVVSLSSADARHKAFSTCTSHICAIVITYVPALFTLFTHRFGGHTIPHHVHIIVANLYLLLPPTMNPIVYGVKTKQIWESVIKFLLGDKMGFT, translated from the coding sequence ATGTCTAGAGCCAACAGCTCCATCCTGACCCCAGAATTCGTTATCCTGAATGGTGTTCCTGGACTGGAAGATGCACATGTTTGGATCTCTCTGCCATTCTGCTTCATGTACATGATTGCTGTGGTGGGGAACTGTGGGCTTATCTACCTAATTGGCCATGAGGAGGCTCTGCATCGGCCCATGTACTACTTCCTGGCCTTACTCTCCTTCACTGATGTCACCTTGTGCACAACCACAGTGCCCAATATGCTGTGCATATTCTGGTTCAATTTCAAGAAGATTGGATTTAACTCCTGCCTTGTCCAGATGTTCTTTGTCCACATGTTGACTGGTATGGAGTCTGGTGTGCTCATGCTCATGGCCCTAGACCGCTATGTAGCCATCTGCTATCCTCTACGCTATGCTACCATCCTCACCAACCCTGTGATTGCTAAGGCTTGTCTTGCGACATTCTTGAGGAGTGTAATGCTCAtctttccattcactctcctcATCAAGCGCTTGCCCTATTGTAGAGGCACTCTTATCCCCCACACTTACTGTGACCACATGTCTGTGGCCAAGGTATCCTGTGGCAATGCCAAGGCCAATGCAATCTATGGCCTCATGGTTGCTCTATTGATTGGTGTGTTTGACATTTGCTGTATCTCTGTGTCTTACACTATGATATTGAGAGCAGTGGTGAGCCTGTCCTCTGCTGATGCTCGTCACAAGGCGTTCAGCACCTGCACATCTCACATCTGTGCTATTGTGATCACTTATGTGCCTGCCCTTTTTACTTTATTCACTCATCGTTTTGGAGGACACACTATTCCCCACCATGTCCACATCATAGTGGCTAACCTCTACCTGCTACTTCCCCCTACCATGAACCCAATTGTTTATGGAGTCAAGACCAAGCAGATTTGGGAAAGTGTAATTAAGTTTTTACTTGGAGACAAAATGGGTTTTACCTAA